The proteins below come from a single Mesobacillus jeotgali genomic window:
- a CDS encoding F510_1955 family glycosylhydrolase, giving the protein MTKKKKQNKEQKFGLGWLFLVVMGLFVIIILLPNNGGNKMTFSDLHGLSYSEDGEKLIAAVHDGLKVYSNGSWSIPEGPKNDYMGYSPVKDGFYSSGHPAPGSNLQNPLGIVKSKDNGQTVDVVDLHGEADFHALSVGYETEEIYVFASEPNSKMKEQGFYYSNNQGETWNLMNLQGISGSPLVMAAHPSKNGTFAIGTDQGLYLSENYGDSFEQIVTDLSVSAAVFSEDDTIIAGTNNGDKRILQINISDSSFSNLNMPQNFEGNISYIAVNRENKKELSFATDLLNVYTSSDSGKTWDEIVEEGTSRKSGEK; this is encoded by the coding sequence ATGACTAAAAAGAAGAAACAAAACAAAGAGCAAAAGTTTGGCTTAGGGTGGCTCTTTCTAGTAGTAATGGGTTTATTCGTGATTATAATTCTTCTTCCTAATAACGGAGGAAATAAAATGACATTTTCTGACTTGCATGGTCTGAGCTATTCAGAAGATGGAGAAAAGTTAATTGCAGCAGTCCATGATGGTTTAAAGGTATACTCTAATGGATCATGGTCAATACCAGAAGGACCAAAAAATGATTATATGGGGTATTCACCCGTTAAGGATGGATTTTACAGCAGTGGACACCCAGCACCTGGTTCTAACCTTCAAAATCCCTTAGGAATTGTAAAAAGCAAGGACAATGGACAGACAGTTGATGTAGTTGATTTGCATGGGGAGGCAGATTTCCATGCATTGTCCGTAGGGTACGAAACAGAAGAAATCTATGTCTTTGCATCTGAACCTAATTCCAAAATGAAAGAACAAGGATTTTACTACTCAAATAATCAGGGAGAAACCTGGAATTTAATGAATTTGCAAGGGATTTCCGGCTCTCCTTTAGTAATGGCGGCACATCCTTCCAAAAATGGAACATTCGCAATTGGAACAGATCAGGGTCTCTATCTTTCTGAGAACTATGGGGATTCGTTTGAACAGATAGTAACGGATTTAAGTGTGAGTGCTGCTGTATTTTCAGAGGATGATACAATAATTGCAGGAACAAATAATGGTGACAAGCGAATCTTACAAATTAATATCAGTGATAGTAGTTTCAGTAATTTAAATATGCCCCAAAACTTTGAGGGAAATATCTCTTATATTGCCGTAAACCGTGAAAACAAAAAAGAGCTCTCATTTGCAACCGATTTACTAAATGTATATACAAGTAGTGATAGTGGCAAAACATGGGATGAAATTGTTGAAGAAGGTACAAGTAGGAAGTCAGGAGAAAAGTAA